In the genome of Oncorhynchus masou masou isolate Uvic2021 chromosome 26, UVic_Omas_1.1, whole genome shotgun sequence, one region contains:
- the LOC135515078 gene encoding uncharacterized protein LOC135515078 has product MDATMENIEHTLPLYSNNAKKKSKKKVNSEYTYKLSEYETMDFVKLRVSNRYMFTGRRNASRLAWRAILKHMGLQGKMTASQAMKKWENLKKRYKELKYPPPGVQVFPHSWRWYDLMSDAMEGRLAGSAPIIGPLPPGTSDSDFLPDARPRKRSMMGGIGVMGMHCDLDEMDTERATLETERAALEGEREVMGRERMALEREQAGLEREMANLDRERAQLEREKAAVERERGLIEKEKAQVARDRLAVDRDRVLLAEGRAAEENGAEGQSCKTGGQRVVGSLERTERFLKMFEKLVERM; this is encoded by the exons ATGGATGCTACAATGGAAAACATCGAACACACGCTACCGCTATACTCTAATAATGCAAAAAAGAAAAGTAAAAAGAAAGTCAATTCAGAATACACGTACAAAT tgtCTGAATATGAAACAATGGACTTTGTGAAATTGCGCGTATCAAATCGCTACATGTTTACGGGGAGGAGAAATGCCTCTCGACTGGCCTGGAG GGCCATCCTCAAACACATGGGCTTGCAGGGGAAGATGACTGCTAGTCAGGCAATGAAAAAATGGGAAAATCTGAAGAAGAGATACAAG GAGCTGAAGTACCCTCCCCCAGGGGTGCAGGTATTCCCCCACAGTTGGCGTTGGTACGATCTGATGAGTGATGCAATGGAGGGGCGTCTGGCAGGCTCAGCCCCCATCATCGGCCCACTCCCCCCGGGCACTAGCGACAGTGATTTTCTCCCTGACGCCCGGCCCAGGAAGAGATCCATGATGGGTGGAATAGGGGTGATGGGGATGCACTGCGACCTGGACGAGATGGACACCGAGAGGGCGACGCTGGAGACCGAACGGGCGGCATTGGAGGGCGAGCGagaggtgatggggagagagCGGATGGCGCTGGAGAGAGAGCAAGCAGGGCTGGAACGAGAGATGGCCAACCTGGACCGGGAGCGTGCCcaactggagagggagaaggcagcggtggagagggagagggggctgaTAGAGAAGGAGAAAGCGCAGGTGGCCAGGGATCGGCTGGCTGTGGACAGAGACAGAGTTCTACTGGCGGAGGGTAGAGCAGCGGAGGAAAACGGTGCGGAaggacaaagctgtaaaacaggaggacagagggtcgTTGGGTCGTTGGAAAGAACCGAGAGATTCCTCAAGATGTTTGAAAAGTTGGTTGAACGTATGTGA